The following are from one region of the Bacillota bacterium genome:
- a CDS encoding phosphate propanoyltransferase: MENKILVEISARHVHLSERDLETLFGAGHKLTPKKYLSQPGQFASEEKVTVVGQKGELKFSVLGPVRSKTQVEVSLTEARNLGITVPVRESGDLAGSTGIKLVGPAGSIEISEGVIAAKRHIHLTPADAEKFGLKDKEEVCVKVDSERGVVFCNTVVRVSPSYAAAMHIDTDEANSAGLTGSINGEIVK, translated from the coding sequence ATGGAAAATAAAATATTAGTTGAAATTTCCGCCAGGCATGTTCATCTGTCTGAGCGCGATCTTGAAACACTTTTTGGCGCTGGTCACAAACTTACTCCTAAAAAATATCTTTCCCAGCCAGGTCAGTTTGCAAGCGAGGAAAAAGTAACAGTTGTTGGTCAAAAAGGTGAACTTAAGTTTTCAGTCCTAGGTCCTGTGCGTTCCAAAACACAGGTTGAGGTTTCCCTTACAGAAGCCAGAAACTTAGGGATAACAGTTCCTGTCAGAGAATCTGGAGATTTAGCTGGAAGTACAGGGATAAAGTTAGTTGGGCCAGCTGGTTCTATTGAAATCTCTGAAGGTGTAATCGCAGCAAAGCGCCATATTCATCTGACTCCTGCGGATGCCGAGAAATTCGGGCTTAAGGATAAGGAAGAAGTATGTGTAAAAGTTGACTCAGAACGCGGCGTTGTATTCTGCAACACTGTTGTACGCGTATCCCCTAGTTATGCTGCAGCAATGCATATTGATACTGATGAAGCGAATTCAGCCGGATTAACCGGAAGTATCAATGGTGAGATCGTAAAATAA
- a CDS encoding helix-turn-helix transcriptional regulator — protein MSLEFPRIITLLRNERRLSQKSVANALGISQALLSHYEKGIRECKLEFLVKIADYYNVSVDYLLGRTEKRNYGQEETAGDPVLFTQKDNVFRGSVFPALGKALTASSINVLFDLMKDSKYKSIATEMQKYFAIVVYKLFRHFYRSGAKNPPTFFAVRDTVFESKANAALLLCEQRMKDAAEEIRNESSDDDVITYDLLKNAFPKDSAALLNFLKNSENEISKLS, from the coding sequence TTGTCACTTGAATTTCCACGCATTATTACGCTGCTGCGTAATGAGAGAAGACTTAGTCAAAAAAGCGTTGCAAATGCGCTGGGTATTTCTCAAGCATTACTTTCTCACTATGAGAAGGGAATACGTGAATGTAAACTTGAGTTTTTAGTAAAAATTGCCGATTATTATAACGTGTCCGTAGATTATCTTCTGGGACGCACCGAAAAACGGAATTATGGTCAGGAAGAAACTGCCGGAGATCCCGTTTTGTTTACACAAAAGGACAATGTATTCAGAGGCAGTGTTTTTCCTGCGCTTGGGAAAGCGTTGACTGCCAGCAGCATAAATGTTTTATTTGATTTAATGAAAGATTCTAAATATAAAAGTATAGCAACAGAAATGCAGAAATATTTTGCAATAGTCGTTTATAAACTATTCAGGCATTTCTATCGGAGCGGGGCTAAAAATCCTCCAACATTTTTTGCTGTGAGAGACACAGTTTTCGAATCCAAGGCTAATGCTGCACTGCTCCTTTGCGAACAGCGTATGAAAGATGCGGCTGAAGAGATAAGAAATGAAAGCAGCGATGACGATGTAATAACTTATGATCTTTTAAAAAATGCTTTTCCAAAAGATTCAGCTGCTCTTTTGAATTTTCTTAAAAATTCTGAAAATGAAATTTCAAAACTTTCTTAA